From Anaerotruncus rubiinfantis:
CAGCGTTTCGGTCGAAAAACCGGTGAAATACGAATGCGGCGATCCGCAGTTCGAGGTCGCGCTTCTCGACTACGGCTATAAACGCAACATTCGCCGTTCGCTGCTCGCGCGGGGCTGCAACGTAACGGTGCTGCCCTGCCTGACCACCGCCGCGGATATCATAGCGGGCGGCTACGACGGGGTAATGCTCTCGAACGGTCCGGGCGACCCTTCTGAGGATCGGGAGGTCATTGCAAACCTGAAAGAAATCGCGCAGATCGGCCTGCCGGTATTCGGTATCTGCCTGGGGCACCAGCTGATGGCGCTCGCGCAGGGCGCGAAAACCGCCAAGCTCAAGTACGGCCATCGCGGCGGCAACCAGCCGGTTATCAGCCTGGGCTCCGGGCTGACCTATGTCACCAGCCAGAACCACGGCTTTGAGGTGTTGGGAGATACGGTCCCGCAGGAAGTGGGGAAAGTCACCCATCTGAACGCGAATGACCAAAGCTGTGAGGGCGTCTCCTATCTGGACGGCCGGATATTCACCGTGCAGTTCCATCCGGAGGCCTGCGGCGGCCCGAACGACACCGGGCATCTGTTCGACCGGTTCGTCAAACTTATGAAAGCACAGAAAGGCGGGAACTGAGATGCCGTTACGTGAAGATATCAAAAAGGTACTGGTGATCGGTTCCGGCCCGATCGTGATCGGCCAGGCGGCCGAATTCGACTACGCGGGCACCCAGGCGTGCCGTGCGCTGCAGGAGGAAGGCCTGGAGGTCGTCCTTGTCAACTCGAATCCCGCAACCATCATGACCGACAAGGCGATGGCTGACAAGATCTATATCGAGCCGCTGACCCTCGATGTGGTCAAACGGATCATCAAGCAGGAAAAGCCGGACAGCGTGCTTTCGACGCTCGGCGGCCAGACCGGTCTTACCCTTTCGATGCAGCTGGCGAAGGAGGGCTTCCTCGAAAAGCACAACGTCAAGCTGCTCGGCGCGAATCCGGAAACGATCGACAAGGCGGAGGACCGCCAGATCTTCAAGGACACCATGCAGGCGATCAACCAGCCCTGTATCCCGTCAAAGGTGGTTACCACGATCGATGACGCGGTAGCTTTCGCCGGGGAGATCGGCTATCCGGTCATCGTGCGCCCGGCCTTCACGCTCGGCGGCACCGGCGGCGGAATCGCGGCCGACGAACACGAGCTGCGCGAAATCTCGCGCAATGGCCTGCGCCTTTCGCCCATCACCCAGGTGCTGATTGAAAAATGCATTTCTGGATGGAAGGAAATCGAATTCGAGGTCATCCGCGACCGCAAGGGAAACACCATCACCGTCTGTTCGATGGAGAACCTCGACCCGGTCGGCGTGCACACCGGTGACTCGATCGTGGTCGCGCCTGCCGTCACTTTGGCTGACAAAGAGTACCAGATGCTTCGTTCGGCAGCGATCACGATTGTTCGGTCGCTTGGCGTGGAGGGCGGCTGCAACGTCCAGTTCGCGCTGAAACCCGACAGTTTCGAATACGCGGTCATCGAGGTGAATCCCCGGGTTTCGCGTTCGTCCGCGCTCGCGTCCAAGGCGACCGGCTATCCGATCGCGAAGGTCGCGGCCAAAATTGCGATCGGCTACACCCTCGACGAAATTATCAATGCTGTCACAGGCAAGACCTATGCCTGTTTTGAGCCGACCATCGACTATATTGTCGTCAAATTCCCGAAATGGCCGTTTGATAAATTTGTCTACGGCAAACGGACGCTCGGCACCCAGATGAAGGCGACCGGAGAAGTCATGGCCATCGGTACCTCGTTTGAACAGGCGATGATGAAGGCGGTCCGCTCAATCGAGCTTGGGCTCGACACCCTGGATTACAAAAAGCTGAAGGACAAAACCGACGATGAGATTGTCGCGCTGCTGCATAACTGCGACGATGAGCGGATCTTTGTGGTCTACGAGGCGCTTGTGCGCGGTATCCCGGCTGAAACGATCCATGGAATCACCATGATTGACCACTGGTTCCTGGCGAAGCTCAAAAACCTCGTCGATCTCGAATCCTATCTGGCGGACGGCCCGCTCACCGAGCAGAAATATAAAATTGCCAAGAAGTACGGTTTCCTTGATAAGACGGCGGAAAAGCTTTCCGGGTGCAAAATTGATCCTGCCTGGAAACGCTTCGCCTCCTACAAGATGGTCGACACTTGCGCGGCGGAATTTTCGGCTGAAACGCCGTATTTCTACTCGACCTACGATCAGGAGAACGAAGCGGCGGAATTCCTCCAGCATCACCCCACCGGCAAGAAAAAGGTGTTGGTGATCGGCTCCGGACCGATCCGCATTGGCCAGGGCATCGAGTTCGACTACTGCTCGGTACACTGCGTCTGGGCGCTTAAGGAGGAGGGTTACGAGGCGATTATCGCCAACAACAACCCCGAAACCGTTTCTACTGACTTTGACACCTCCGACCGGCTCTATTTTGACCCGCTGACCCCGGAGGACATCGACAACCTTATTGAAACCGAAAAGCCGTGGGGCGTTGTGGTGCAGTTCGGCGGCCAGACCGCCATTAAGCTGACCAAGCACCTGGTGGAAAAGGGTGTGAACATCCTCGGCACCAGCGCGGACAGCATCGATGCCGCGGAGGACCGTGAGCGGTTCGATCAGGTGCTGGAGCGGTGCGGTATCCCGCGTCCGGCGGGGCATACGGTCATGAACACCGAGGAGGCGCTCGCGGCCGCGAACAGCCTCGGTTATCCGGTGTTGCTGCGGCCGTCCTACGTGCTTGGCGGCCAGAACATGATCATCGCCTATTCCGATGCGGACGTGACCGAATACATGGGGATCATCATGTCCCACAACATCGAGAACCCGGTGCTCATCGATAAATACATGATGGGCAAGGAGATTGAGGTCGACGCGATCTGCGACGGCCAGGATTACCTGATCCCGGGCATCATGGAGCACATTGAGCGCGCGGGCGTGCATTCGGGCGATTCAATCTCGGTCTATCCGGCGCAGACCCTTTCGCAGAAGATCAAGGCGACCCTCATCGATTACACCGGCCGGCTCGCGCGGGAGCTCAAGGTGGTGGGTCTTGTAAATATCCAGTATGTCATCTACAACAACGAGGTCTACGTCATCGAGGTCAACCCGCGCTCCTCGCGCACCGTCCCATATATCTCCAAAGTGACCGGCGTGCCGATGGTGGACATCGCAACCAAGCTGCTGCTCGGGCACAAACTTTGTGAGATGGGCTATGGTTCCGGCCTCTATCCGGAGGGCGACTACGTTGCGGTTAAGGTTCCGGTTTTCTCCTTCGAAAAGCTGCATGACGTGGACACCGCGCTCGGGCCCGAGATGAAATCCACCGGCGAGGTGCTCGGTATCGCCAAAACCTTTGAGGAAGCACTGCTCAAAGGGCTGGTCGCCGCGGGTTATAAGCTCAAGAGAACTGCTGAAAATGGCGGCGTGCTGCTCACCGTTAAGGATTCCGACCAGCAGGAGATGATCCCGCTTGCTGAGAAATTTGAGAAATTGGGCTTCACTCTTTATGCGACGCCGGGCTGCGCATCGGTGCTCAACCGCCATATGATCGCCACGAATGTAGTGCGCAAAATGGACGGCGATCATCCGCATGTGATGGATCTGGTCGAAAGCGGAAAGCTCGATTATATCGTCTCGACTTCCGCCAAAGGCCGTATGCCCGCGCGTCATTCGGTGCAGATGCGCCGCAAGGCGGTCGAGCTTTCGATCCCCTGCCTGACCTCGCTCGATACGGCCAACGCGCTCGCCAACTGCCTGATGATGAAAAAGACGATCGACGACGTGGATCTGGTGGACATTGTGAAGATTTAGCGCCTGCCCGGCGCGGGGTGCGCCCTTCGCGCGCCGACGAGGTACTTTCTTGCTTGCCCAAGAAAGTACCCAAAGAAGGGCATTCAAGGGGACCCCTGCGGCCCCCTTGAAAATCCCCCAGCCCAGCGCCTTGCAGACAAGACGAAGCCTGCCGCGCTCACCGCGCGGGACATATTTTCGCGCTCGGCGCGAAAATGCGCTGCGCGCAAAGCGGACAAACGGATTATAAAAGGGCGGAAAGCACTTTGGTGCTTTCCGCCCTTGTCTGTATCGCTGCAAAACGGGAAGGAAAAGGCAAGCGCGGGCCGCAGGCCCGTTCATCTTGACGCTTGCGTTTTTCGGAACGTTTTGCTATTCATCGTCTTTACGCATATGGTCGAGCGCGTAGCGGCAGCATTGCAGCACGAGCATGTTGAAGGAAACGTCCTCCCGCTGCGCGACCTCGCTGAGCTCCGCGAAGAGCTTTTCGGTGAAACGGATGGTGCGCGGCATATTCGCTTTGAGAAAATCCGAGCTTACCTCAAACATGCTGTCACTCCGGCCTTCGTTGTTGTCTGCTGCCATTATACCGGTATTCTGGCATGAAAAATATAACCGCATTTGGTTGCAAATGCGGTTATATTTTTTGGAGGATGCTTGTGCTATACTACAGGCACTCCGGTTCGTCTCCCTGATGGACTGAAGAAAAGAACCGCATGCAGGGTACCCCCTCGGCATGCGGTTCTACTTTTTTCCTATTGACAAATGATATAACTGTATATATAATATAGATACAGTTAAAACGATGGAGGCGGTCAATTGAACATCATCATCTCAAACGCATCCGCGCGGCCGCTTTATGAGCAGATTGAGGAGCAGATCAAAAATGAAATCCTCGCGGGAAATCTCACGCAGGGCGAGCCGTTGCCCTCGATCCGCTATCTCGCGCGAGAGCTCAAGGTGAGCATTATCACAACAAAGCGCGCCTACGACGATCTGGAGGCGGACGGCTTTCTCACCACCACACCGGGGAAAGGGACCTTTGTCTCGCTCGCAAACCTGGACCGGCTGCGCGAAGTGGCCATGAGCCAGATTGAAGCGAAGCTGTCCGAAGCGGTGGACGCCGCCAAATCGATCGGCCTGCGCCTGGA
This genomic window contains:
- a CDS encoding carbamoyl phosphate synthase small subunit, which codes for MQILQNHDKAYLLLADGTVYEGLSMGARGTTVGEVVFTTGMTGYQETLTDPSYFGQIVTQTFPLVGNYGVNSEDGESSSSYVRGYIVREWCEVPSNFRCEHTLDWFLKEHGIVGIYDIDTRALTRKLREHGVMNGMITTEDVHAKKEELLKTVNSFSIKNAIRSVSVEKPVKYECGDPQFEVALLDYGYKRNIRRSLLARGCNVTVLPCLTTAADIIAGGYDGVMLSNGPGDPSEDREVIANLKEIAQIGLPVFGICLGHQLMALAQGAKTAKLKYGHRGGNQPVISLGSGLTYVTSQNHGFEVLGDTVPQEVGKVTHLNANDQSCEGVSYLDGRIFTVQFHPEACGGPNDTGHLFDRFVKLMKAQKGGN
- the carB gene encoding carbamoyl-phosphate synthase large subunit, with the protein product MPLREDIKKVLVIGSGPIVIGQAAEFDYAGTQACRALQEEGLEVVLVNSNPATIMTDKAMADKIYIEPLTLDVVKRIIKQEKPDSVLSTLGGQTGLTLSMQLAKEGFLEKHNVKLLGANPETIDKAEDRQIFKDTMQAINQPCIPSKVVTTIDDAVAFAGEIGYPVIVRPAFTLGGTGGGIAADEHELREISRNGLRLSPITQVLIEKCISGWKEIEFEVIRDRKGNTITVCSMENLDPVGVHTGDSIVVAPAVTLADKEYQMLRSAAITIVRSLGVEGGCNVQFALKPDSFEYAVIEVNPRVSRSSALASKATGYPIAKVAAKIAIGYTLDEIINAVTGKTYACFEPTIDYIVVKFPKWPFDKFVYGKRTLGTQMKATGEVMAIGTSFEQAMMKAVRSIELGLDTLDYKKLKDKTDDEIVALLHNCDDERIFVVYEALVRGIPAETIHGITMIDHWFLAKLKNLVDLESYLADGPLTEQKYKIAKKYGFLDKTAEKLSGCKIDPAWKRFASYKMVDTCAAEFSAETPYFYSTYDQENEAAEFLQHHPTGKKKVLVIGSGPIRIGQGIEFDYCSVHCVWALKEEGYEAIIANNNPETVSTDFDTSDRLYFDPLTPEDIDNLIETEKPWGVVVQFGGQTAIKLTKHLVEKGVNILGTSADSIDAAEDRERFDQVLERCGIPRPAGHTVMNTEEALAAANSLGYPVLLRPSYVLGGQNMIIAYSDADVTEYMGIIMSHNIENPVLIDKYMMGKEIEVDAICDGQDYLIPGIMEHIERAGVHSGDSISVYPAQTLSQKIKATLIDYTGRLARELKVVGLVNIQYVIYNNEVYVIEVNPRSSRTVPYISKVTGVPMVDIATKLLLGHKLCEMGYGSGLYPEGDYVAVKVPVFSFEKLHDVDTALGPEMKSTGEVLGIAKTFEEALLKGLVAAGYKLKRTAENGGVLLTVKDSDQQEMIPLAEKFEKLGFTLYATPGCASVLNRHMIATNVVRKMDGDHPHVMDLVESGKLDYIVSTSAKGRMPARHSVQMRRKAVELSIPCLTSLDTANALANCLMMKKTIDDVDLVDIVKI
- a CDS encoding GntR family transcriptional regulator; the protein is MNIIISNASARPLYEQIEEQIKNEILAGNLTQGEPLPSIRYLARELKVSIITTKRAYDDLEADGFLTTTPGKGTFVSLANLDRLREVAMSQIEAKLSEAVDAAKSIGLRLEELQEITETLFREET